In Actinoplanes octamycinicus, the genomic window ATAGCCGAAGACGCGGTTGAGCGCGTCGACGGCGTCGGACACAGGGATCGGGGGAGCGGAAGTCACCCCGCGATACTAGAGAGCCGGACCGACATTCTGCCCAGCCCTGTGGATGACCCCGGCCGGGTGACGCCCCGGCCCTGTGGACAACGCCACCAGAGGATGGGGGCGCCAAGGAGGAAGAGGCCGGGAGGAAGGGCGCCGGGGAGGAAGAGGCCGGGACGAAGAGCGACGGGGAGGAAGAGCGCCGGGAAGGAAGAGCGCCGGGGAGGAAGGGAGCCAGGAAAGCGACGACTACCGACTGACCGGCAGCCCGACCAGGTCCAGGATCCGCCGCGCGGGGCTGTCCGGGGCCGCGATCAGCGTCAGCGGCGCCTTCTCGTCGTGGTGCCCGGCGACCTGGAACAGCGCGGCCACCCCGGCGCTGGCCAGCAGGGTCACCCCGGTCAGGTCCACGGTCATCGGCACCGTCCCGCCCCGGCTGCGCCGCAGCAGCTCCTGTCGCACCTGCACGGCCGACACGGCGTCCACCGGCCCGTCCACCCGGACCCGCGCCTCGTCGTCGCCGGGCAGCTCGGCGAGGGACATCTCGGTCCGGGCCGGCGGGGCGGGCGGGGCCTCGTCGAAGCTGGCCAGCAGCCGGGCCGGCCGGTTCAGCGGGTGCCGCACGGTGGCCACCGTCCCGGTCTCGCCCGGCTCCACCCGCAGGCTCTCCACCAGCTGCGCGGTCAGCGCCAGGCCACGGCCGCGGACCGGCTGCCGGGCCGGCGCCCGCCACCCGCCGCGATCGGTGACGGTGGCCTCGACCCGGCCCGCGGCGGTCAGCTCCGCCCGTACCGTGATCGGGTCGTGATCGGGGGTGCCGCCGCAGGCGTGCTCGATCGCGTTGGTGGTCAGCTCCCCGAGCGCGTGCTGCAGCACGAACGCGTCGTGCTCGGCCGCGCCCACCGCGGTCAGCCATTTCCCCAGCTCGGCCCGGGCGCCGCGCAACGCCGCCGGGTCCGCCGGCAGTTCCAGGACCAGCTCCGGTACGACCTCGACCCGTTGCGCGGCCAGCAGGGTGATGTCGTCCGCGTGCCCGCCGGCCCGCACCAGCAGCTCGATGGCCTGCGCGCAGACCCGCTCCGCCGCGGTCGCCCCGGGCTCGTGCAGCGCCCGCCCGATCGTCGCGTCGGTGGCCACCCGGGCCAGGTCGGCGTCGGACGCCGGACCGGCGAGCGGGCGCTCCACAATCCCGTCGCTGTAGAGCAGCAGCAGGTCGCCGGGGGCCAGCCGGTCGTGCCGGACCGGGAAGGCGCCGCCGGTGGCGAGCGGCGACCCGCCGGTCGGCGGCAGGTAGCGGCTCTGCCCGGCGGCCGAGATCACCAGCGGCGGCGGGTGCCCGGCCGTGCAGTAGGTCAGCTCGCCGGTGGCCGGGTCGAGCAGGGCCAGGCAGACCGTGGTGGCGTGGGCGGTCCGGATCCGCCCGGCGAACCGGTCGGCCGCGGCGAGCGCCTCGCCGACCGACGCGCCCGAGTCGAGCCGCTCCTGGAGCACCGCCCGCAGCTGACCCATCGCCCCGGACGCGGTGATCCCGTGCCCGACCACGTCGCCGACCAGCAGGGCGACCCGGCCGTCGGCGCGCGGCACCGCGTCGAACCAGTCCCCGCCGGCCGCGGTGTCCGCGTCGGCGAGCAGGTAGCTGGCCGCCATCTGGAGGCCGGGCAGCACCGGCAGCCCGGCCGGCAGCAGCTCCCGCTGCAGCTCGGTGATCACGTCCCGGCTCTGCTCGTAGCGCCGGCGCAGCTGGGCCGCCTCGGTCTCGGCGGCCTGCCGGGTCCGGGCCAGCTCGGTCACGTCGAACGCGGCTCCGATCACCCCGCGCACCGACCCGTCCGGGTCGCGCCACGGCACGATGGTGAACGTCGCGAACATCTCGTGCACCGAGCCGTCCGGCTGGTCCAGGTGGGCCCGCCACTGCCGGCCGGCGATCGGCACGCCGGTGCGGTAGACCTCGTGGTACGCGTCCACGAACTGCTGCCCGACCAGGTCGGACAGCACCTCCTCGATCGGCCGGCCGATCGCCTCCCGGCCCGGGATCACCGCCCGGGTGGCCGCGTTCCAGCCGGCCAGCCGCAGCTCGTCGCCCTCGAAGACGGCGACGATGAACGGCAGCTGGTCGACTGCGGCCAGCATGGCGTCCAGATCGCCCGCCTCCGGAGTGTTCACGCTCGTCACGATGCCATCGTGCCGGAAACGCCGCCAGGCGGGACCGGGCGTCACTCGGCCAGGGGCAGTTCGATGGTGTGCGAGGTGTGCGAGGCCTTGGTCCGCAGGTAACGCACGTTGGCCGCGGAGACGTGCACCCCGGTCGGCACCCGCTGGGTCACCTCGACGCCCAGTTTCCCGAGTTGCGCCGCCTTGTCCGGGTTGTTGCTGAGCAGCCGGATCCGGTCCGCGCCGACGGCCAGCAGCATCTGCGCCGCCGCGGTGTAGTCCCGCTCGTCCTCGCCCCGGCCCAGCGCCACGTTCGCCTCGTACGTGTCCAGGCCGTCGTCCTGCAGCGCGTACGCGTCCAGCTTCGCGTAGAGGCCGATGCCCCGGCCCTCCTGGCGCAGGTAGAGCAGGAAGCCGCCCTGCTCGGTGATCCGCTCGGCGGCCTCGCGCAGCTGCGGGCCGCAGTCGCAGCGCTGGCTGCCGAAGACGTCCCCGGTGAGGCACTCGCTGTGCGGCCGGACCAGCGGCGCCCGGCCCCCGGCGGCCGACTTGGTCAGCGCCCGCCGCCAGTCACCGAGGCCGAGCAGCAGGTGCTCGCGGCCGTCGGCGAGCGAGTCGAAGGTCATCACCTGCGCCGTGGTGCCGTAGCCGTCGGAAAACCGCAGCGGAACGGTCACCTGCCGCCGGACGGTGGCCTTGATCATCGGTCCTCCCCATTGATTGATGCCGCCGGCGGAAGCTGTGCCCGAAGATCGGTCGCCGCACACCGCGGATTATCGTGGACGCCACGATGGCTGAGCGTCCTTACACCTTGTTGAGTTGTGGGATGTCGATCGACGGATATCTCGACGACACCACCGAGGAGCGACTGCTCCTGTCGAACGAAGCTGACTTCGACCGGGTCGACGAGGTGCGCGCGGGCTGCGACGCCATCCTGGTCGGCGCCGCGACGATCCGCCAGGACAATCCGCGCCTGCTGGTCCGCTCGGCCGGCCGGCGTGCCGCCCGGCTCGCCCGCGGCCTGCCGGAGAACCCGGTCAAGGTGACCGTGACCAGCCGCGGCGATCTGGATCCGGCGGCGTCGTTCTTCGGCACCGGCGAGTCGGAGAAGCTTGTGTACTGCGCCACACCGGCGCTGGCCGAGGCCGGTGAGCGGCTCGGCGCGGTGGCCACCGTGGTGGACGGCGGCGACCCGGTCGACGTGCACCGGGTCAGCGCCGACCTGGCCGCGCGCGGGGTGCGCCGGCTGATGGTCGAGGGCGGCGGGATGATGCACACCCAGTTCCTCACCCGCGACCTGGCCGACGAGCTGCAGCTGGTGGTGGCGCCGTTCTTCGTCGGTGACTCGCGGGCGCCGCGGTTCGTGCACGACGGCGTCTTCCCGGCCGGGCCGAAGAACCGCGCCCGGCTGGTCGAGGTCCGCCCGATCGGTGACGTCGTGCTGCTCCGCTACGGCCTCTCCGACCGCTGCGGAGCCTGAGCTCTCCTGGGTCAAACCGCGACCCGCTCCCGGGCCGAGGACCGGTGGGCCCGGGCGGGCTGGGCGGGGCCGGGAGTGCGTACCGGAAGAATGATCCGGGTCCGCAGCGGCGAGGAGGCCGCCGTGGCCGGCCGGACCACCAGCGGCGTCGCGGGTGTGCCGGCGGGCCGGCGCAGCTTCCGCGCGGCCCGGACCGCGACCACGATCGCGCCCGGCGCGGCCGCCACGAAGGCGCAGATGCCGTAGGCCACCGCGATCGTCACACCCTGCTCGGCGCTCAGCCCGGCGGCCCCGAAGGCCCAGGCCAGCACGCCCTCGCGGGGACCCCAGCCGCCGACGTTCAGCGGGATGCCCATCGCCAGCAGGGCCAGCAGCAGCATCGGGGCGAGGGTCAGCAGCGAGGTCCCGTTGCCGGCCACCCGGGCGGCGACCAGGAACGTGGCCAGGTGCCCGGCGAGCACCACGGCCGAGGCGAACAGCACGCCCGGCCAGTTGCGCCGGGCCAGCAGCCCGGAGCGGATCTCGGTGGCACCGGTCCGGACCGCGCCCCGCCGCGCCCGCTTCACCAGGAGGAACAGGCCCAGCGCCAGGACCGCGGCACTCGCGGCGGTCACCGCGACCACCGGGCCGTGCGCCCCGAGCAGGGCCGACACCGGCGACGGTACGGTGACCAGCACCGCCCCGCCGACCACCAGCAGCACGACCTGCCCCGCGGTGCGTTCCAGGACCACCGCGCGCACCCCGCGCCCGACGTCGCCCTCCTCGCGTCCGTGCGAGACGGCCCGGCCGACGTCGCCGAGGACCCCGCCGGGAAGCGCCGCGTTCAGGAAGAGCGCCTGGTAGTAGTCGGCGGTCGCGTCCCGCAGCGTGAGCCGCAGCCCCAGCCCGCGGGCCACCAGGCACCACCGCCAGGCGCTGAGCACCGTGGTCAGCACGCCGATCCCGAAGGCCAGCGTGAGCGTGCCGGCGTCCAGCACCCGCAGCCCGTCCAGGAAGGCGCCGGTGCCCAGTCGCCAGAGCACCAGCGCGATGATCCCGGCGCCGCCGAGCAGGCGGACCCAGGCCCAGAACGATCGGCTCACTTTGTTTCGTCCCCTCGTCGATCCCTCAGGGACTAGTACGCCCGACCGCCGCGCCTTGGTTCACTCGAAGATCGTTAAAACATCCGTGTGCCCGACCGTGACCTCCGGAACGGTCGCCGTCCGGCTCGCCAGGTAGTCACCGAAGTCCAGGTCGGGGCGCTGTTCGGCGGCCGCGCCGACCCAGCCGCGCAGCCACTCGGTGGTCAGTTCCGGACAGTGCGGGCCGAGCCGCCACGGGCTCTCCCGGGTGACCACCTTGGCGCCGGCCCGCTCGAACGCGGCCGCCGCGTAGGCTCCGGCGTCCGGCCCGAGCAGCGCGTTCCGCCGCTGGTGGGCGTTGAACGCGTCGCGCACCTCGGCGTCCCGCGGATCCGCCGGGGTGAACCGGACGTCGCCGGTGACCGAGAGGGTGAACAGCGCGTTCGCCCGGGCCTCGGCGCACACCTCGACCAGCCGGTCGATCTGCGCGGCGGTCAGCAGATCCAGCAGCGCGGAGCAGGTGACCAGGTCGGCGCCGGTCAGGTCGTCCCGGGTGAGCGCGGTGACGTCGCGCTCGTCGATCGCCACGTTGACCCCGTCCGGCATCCGGTCGGCGGCGATCTCCAACAGGTCGTGGTCGCGGTCGGTGAGGATCCAGAACTGCGGGACCGGCAGCCTCGGCGCCAGCCAGCGGCCCAGCGAGCCGGTGCCGCAGCCCAGGTCCCGGATCACCTTGACCGGGCTCGGCAGCAGGCCGAGCAGGTCCAGGGAGCGGGCCTCGGCGTCGGCGGGCTCGCGCAGGGCCAGCCAGTCGGGGCTGAATTCTCCGGTCATGCGGTTCCTTTCTCGATGTCTTCCAGGATGGTGGCCAACTGCCGGGCGGTGTCGTCCCAGCCGGTCAGGGTCTCGCGGCGGGCGCGCGCCCGCGCCCGCCAGCGGTCGCGCAGATCAGGATCGGTGAGCCAGGTCCGCAGCACGGCCGCGAGGTGGTCGGGATCTTCCGGAGGCACCAGGCTTCCCGGTACGCCGGACGGCGCGCTGCCCAGGGCCTCCGGGACGCCGCCGACCTCGGTGGCGACCACCGGGAGCGCGTGGGCCAGGGCCTCGGTGATCACCATGCCGTAGGTCTCGGCTCGGGACGGGAGGACGAAGAGGTCGGCGTTCGCGTAGGCGGCCTCCAGATCCGCGCCCGCCAACGCTCCGGTGAACCGGATGTTTCCGGTGTCCGGGTGAGCGGGGATCGGACCGGCGCCGACCAGGGTGCACTCCCAGCTCAGGTCGGTGAGCTGCGCGAGGGCTCTGATCAGGAGATCCTGGCCCTTGCGGTGGGTCAGCGACGCCACGCACAGCAGGCGGTGGCCGGTCGGGCTCGGCGTGGCCGGTTCGGCGCGGTCGACGCCGGGGAGCGCCACGTGCACCCCGGTGAGGTCGTGCATCGCCGCCACGTGGGCGGCGGCCTGCGAACTCGTGGCGATCACGCCGGCCGCCAGGTGCAGCGCCCGGCGTTCCAGGGCGCGCAGCTCGGCGGCGTCGGCGGCGGAGAGGCCGGTCTCGTCGCTGAGCGGCAGGTGCACCAGGATCACCAGGCGCAGGCGGGCGGCGTGCGGCTCCAGCACCTCCGGGACACCGCAGGCGACCAGGCCGTCGATCAGCACGGTCGCCCGGTCCGGGATCTCGGCGAGCACCCACGACAGCTGCTCGCGGTCGGCCGGGGCGGGGCGGGGCCAGGTGCCGGGGGCGGTGCTCTCGCGTACCCCGGAGGTGGCGGATCGTGACCCGGCGCCTGCCCGCAGCCGGTCGACGACCTCGCGGTCGTAGCGGTTGCCGCCGCTGGGTGCTGCCGGGTCGTCGACGCCGGCCGGCAGCACCACGTGGAGCGGGTGGCTCACCGCAGGGTTCGCTCGTAGCTGGCCCAGGCGATGTGCGACTCGTGCAGGGTGACCTGGATGCCGGTCAGGCCGGACGCGCCCGGGCCGAACTCGCCGGCGCCGATCCGCACGGCCAGCCGGTCGGCGATCACCTTGGCCAGGAACTCGGTGGAGGTGTTCACGCCGGAGAACTCCGGGTCGTCGTCCAGGTTGCGGTAGCTCAGCCCGGAGCAGATGGTGTGCAGCTGCTCGCTGGCCTTGCCGATGTCGACGACGATGTTGTCCTCGTCCAGCTCCGGGCGGCGGAAGGTGGCGTCGACCACGAAGGTGGCGCCGTGCAGCCGCTGCGCGGGTCCGAAGACCTCGCCGGAGAAGCTGTGCGCGATCATGATGTGGTCGCGGACGGTGACGCTGAACAAGGGCTCTCTCCTCGGCTCGCTGATCTCTACTGCTCTAACGGGTACCCGACCCGGGAAGATCAATTCCCGGCCGGGTAGTCGATCACGTGGCAGAGCGCCGGCCGGCTGCCGTCGGCCAGGCCCGGCATCACCTCCGGCAGCTCGTCGAAGGGCGACCGGCCGGTGATCAGCGCGTCGAACCGGTCGTCGCGCAGCAGTTCCAGGGCCAGCGCCAGGCGCTGCGCGTAGCTGCGGCCGCGGGCCGGGGCGATGCCGCCGACCTGGCTGCTGCGGATGGTCAGCCGCCGGGCGTGGAAGTGCTCGCCGAGCGGCAGCGGGACGGTACGGTCGCCGTACCAGCTGAGCTCGACGACGGTGCCCTCGGTGCGGAGCAGGGTCAGGGCGTTGGCCAGGCCGGCCGGGTTGGCGCTGGCGTGGATCACCAGGTCCCGGTCGCCGGCCGCCTCGTCGGGGAGCGCGAACGGGACGCCCAGCGCGTCGGCGGTGCCGGCCCGGGCCGGGTCGGCGTCGACGAGCTGCACGTCGGCGCCGGGATAGCCGGCCAGGATGGCGGCCACCGAGGCGCCGACCATGCCGCCGCCGATCACGGTGATCCGGTCGCCGAGCTGCGGCCGGGCGTCCCAGACGGCGTTGACCGCGGTCTCCACGGTGCCGGTCAGCACCGCCCGGTCGGCCGGAACGCCGTCGGGGACCACGGTGACGCTGTCCGCCGGCACGACGAATCGGGTCTGATGCGGATAAAGGCTGAAAACGGTGCGGCCCTCAAGGTGGGCCGGGCCGGTTTCCACCACACCGACGTTCAGGTAGCCGTACTTCACCGGCGCGGGGAAATCCCCAGCTTGGAACGGTGCGCGCATGGTCGCCCACTGGCTCTCCGGCACCCGCCCCTGGAAGACCAGCGTCTCGGTGCCGCGGCTCACTCCGGAGTGCAGAGTGCGCACCATCACCTCACCCGGACCGGGATCCGGCACCGATTCGGTGCGTATCTCCCCCTGACCGGGGGAAGGCAACCAAAAGGACCTCGCGTCGAACACGAACCAACTCCTCTGAACCGAAAGTCCTCGACAAGCGTGTGAGTGGAGGACAGCGGTTAGACCCTATGTCCAGGAGGCACGGTGACCCTCAGTACCGCCACCACGACCACCCCGTCCCGGGCGCCCTTCGCCGGGTTCGCGGCGCAGCTGGTGCTGCTCGCCGTGCTGGCCGGGACCGCGGGGCTGACGCTGGGCGGGGGGATCGCCGGGATCGCCTACGGCGTGGTCCTGTGCGGTGTGCTCGGCGCCGCCCTGCAGCGGGCCGGGATGACCTTCGTCGGCTGGGCCAACCTGGTCACCTTCAGCCGCGCGATCCTGGCCGGCGGGGTGACCGCGCTGGTCACCAGCGCGGTGCTGGGCCACCCGGTGCCGGTCTGGCTGCTGGTCACGATCGCCACCGTGGCGCTCGCCATGGACGGGGTGGACGGGCAGGTGGCCCGCCGCACCGGCACCAGCTCGGAGTTCGGCGCCCGCTTCGACATGGAGGTGGACGCGTTCCTGATCCTGGTGCTCAGCGTCTACGCGGCGGTCAGCCACGGCTGGTGGGCACTGGCGATCGGCGCCTTCCGGTACGCCTTCGTCGCCGCCTCCTGGGCGCTGCCGTGGCTGAACGCCGCGCTGCCGCCCCGTTTCTCCCGCAAGGTCGTCGCCGCCCAGCAGGGCATCCTGCTCGCCGTGGTCGCTTCCGGCCTGCTCCCGGACTGGGCCTCGGTGACCGTGCTGGCCGTCGCTCTGGCCTCCCTGACGTGGTCCTTCGTCCGCGACATCGTCTGGCTCCACCGGGCCTCGCAGATCCGAGCCGCCGCCCAGACCCGCTGGTCAGCGCCGCGTCACCCGGCCTTGGCCCGCTGATCGGGTCGGTCGTCAGCCGACCCTGGCCACGCCCGGGTGGGTGGCCGGGAAGACCGCCGGGTGCAGGACCGACGCGATCGCTTCGACGCCGTCGATCAGGCGCGGTCCCGGGCGGACCACCAGGCCGTCGCCGTCGATCGCCCACACCTGCGCGTCCGGGAAGTGCGGCAGCACCGCCTCCGCCTGCCGCACCGCGCCGTCCAGGTGGTAGCCGCACGGGGTGACCAGCACGATCTCCGGCCGGGCCGCGGTCAGCTCGGCCCAGGACACCTGCACCGACCGCTTGCCGGGCCGGGCCGCCACCGCCTCGCCGCCGGCCGCGGTGATCAGATCCGGCACCCAGTGCCCGCCGGTGAACGGCGGGTCCACCCACTCCACGACCGCCACCCGCGGGCGGGGCCGGCCGGCCACCGCCGCGGCCACCTCGGTCAGCCTCTTCTCCAGGCCGGCGACCAGGTCCCGGCCCCGCTCCGGCACGCTGGTGGCCGCCGCCACCTCGACGAACGTGGCCAGCACGTCGGCCAGCGAATACGGGTCCAGGCTCAGCACGTCCGCCCGGCAGCCGAGATGGGTGAGCGCCTCGCCGACGTGCCCGGACGGCAGCGCGCACACCCGGCACAGGTCCTGGGTCAGGATCAGGTCCGGCGCCAGCTCGGCGAGCGCGTCGGCGTGCAGCGTGTAGAGGTCGCCGCCGGCCGCCATCTGGGTGCGCACGTAGTCGTCGATCTCGGCCGGCGTCATCCCGCTGGTGTCCCGCCCGCCCACCACCACCGTCTTCGACGAGCGGGCGACCGCCGGCTCGTCGCACTCGAAGGTCACCCCGACCAGGTCGTCACCGAGCCCCAGGGCGTAGACGATCTCGGTGGCGGAGGGCAGCAGAGACACCAGGCGCATGTCCTCAACATAGGCCGAAAGTCTGATATGAGAAGCGGCGAACCCTACTTCGGTCCGATGTGCGCGAAGCGTCGCGTGGCGAGGCTGAACGGCATCGCTGGCACGCTTGGAGGGGGAACCGAGATGACGACAGCCCCGTTGGCTCACGCCGACACCCTGGTGCTCGACTACCTGGCCGCGCTCTGGGCGGCGAGCGAGGACCTGCCGCCGCACCGCCGCGACGAGCTGATGCAGACGGTGACCGACTACCTCGCCATGCGGCACGAGCCGGGCGCCGACCCAACGCCGGTGCTGACCAGGCTCGGCCCGCCGCACGAGCTGGCCGAGGTGACCCGGCGCGGCTACCTGCCGCTGCACCTGCGGCTACCGGCGCCGTCCGCGCCGCCCGCGGCTCCGGCGCCGGCCCGGTCGCCGGTGGTCGCCGGCTCCGAGTCGGCGGCGATCGCACTGTTGATCGGCGGCACGTTCCTGCTGCCCGGGGTGAGCCCGGCCGCGGGCATGCTGATCGCCACCGGGTCGGCCCGGTGGACGGTGGGACAGAAGGCGGCCGGGTGGGTGCTGACCGCCGGGTCGGCCGGGATCGCCCTGCTGGTGGTGCTCGCGCTGGCCGGCTGGGGCGCCGGGGCCGGGGTGGCGCTGCTGTTCGGCTATCTGGCGGCGTGCGCCGGGTCGGTGGTGACCGGGCTCGCCCTGCTCACCGGGATGCGCCGGGACGTCTGAGGATCTCGGTGAGCACCTGGGCCCAGACCGCTCGCGGCGGGACCTCGTGCCCCACCCCTTCCAGCCAGACCAGCCGGGACCCGGGGATCATCCGGGCCAGCTCGCGCGGGTGCTCCTCCGGGAACCGCTGGTCGAGCGTGCCGTGCAGGATCAGCGTGGGCGCGCTGATCCCGGGCAGCCGGTCACGCACCGGTGGGCCGTAACCCGCCCGCCGGTGGTTGAGCCGGGCCGTGCCCAGGTCGGCGGACCGGTCGAAGACCCGCTCGGCGAGGCGGCGCAGGTGTGGATCGTCCGGGGTGAACGGGCCGCCCCGGGCCTTGACCTCGGCGATCAGCCCGGCCACCGCGGCCCGCCGGTCCGACCAGTCCACCTCGTCGGCGGCGGCGCGGACCCGTACCTCGGTGGCGGCCGGCGCGCGCACCGCGACCGCGCCCACCCCGGCCAGCACCGGGGTGGCGTCCGGGCCGAGGCCGGCGCTGGTCGCGATCAGGGTCAGGGTGAGCACCCGGTGCGGGTGCGCGACCGCGATCCGCTGGGCGAGGGCGCCGCCCAGGGAGAGCCCGACCAGGTGGGCGGCGGGCACGCCGAGCGCGTCCAGGACGCCGAGCGCGTCGTTCATCAGGTCCACACCCGAGTACGCCGCGCCGGGTGGGAAGGGCGTGGACCGGCCGGTGTCGCGATGGTCGTAGCGGATCACGAAGCGACCGCCGGCGGCCAGCCGGCGGCAGAACTCGTCGTCCCACCAATCCATCGAGCTGGCCTCCCCGGCGAGGAGCAGCAGCGGCGGATCGGTGCGTTCACCGAAGGTTTCCAGGCACACCTCTATGCCGTTGACCGGCATCATCGTCTCGGTCACCACCAGGCCATTGTGGGGGCGCTGCCCGACAGTCTCGTTACCACCGGATCACAACGGATGACGAGATCGATGTGACCGGGTTCCGGGCCGGGGTGTGCTTGACTATCTTCGTGGATTTACCCGAATTGTCGGAATTCGTGGCGCATCGGACCGAGCACGACGCCGCGTTCGAGGGCCAGCACGTGCCCGGGTTGCGCGCCGAGTTCTTCCGCCGCCCCGAGGGCACCCGGATCGCCAGCGTCGGGCGGTACTCGCTGGGTGACCGGGAACTGCTGATGGCCTGGGGCTTCGTCGACGAGGAGCACTGCCGGCGGCACGCCGTCCGGGACGCCGGCGGACGCTGGCACCCGGCGGCCGACGGCTGCCCGCAGGTCGAGCTGATAAAAGACGGCCAGGCCGTGATCGGCCTGGCCGTGCGCGCGTCCACCGGGGACTGGGTGCGGACCCTGACTTAGCGGTCCGCGGGCGCCAGGGCGGTGGCGCGGGCCTGGTTGCGGACGATCCGCAGCGAGACGGCGGTCAGCGTGATCGCCGCGAGGAAGAGCGCGAGGTGCAGGTAGGGGTTGACGATCGGCACGAAACCGATCACCGCGGCCGGGATCTGCACCACCGCGATCAGAGCCGCCAGCAGCCACTTGCGGTGGCCGCTCCACAGCATCGCGGTCCACACCGGCGCCGAGACGACCAGCAGGGTGAGGCCGTCGAGCACCGCGTGCAGGTAGGTGTTGTGGACGTTGTTGTGGGCGAACGCCTGCGCCGGCGACGCGATCCAGAGACCGGCGAGGACGAGGGCGAGAACGACAGCGGCACGACGCATGGGATCCTCCAGCGCTATCAGACCGTTGCTCCGAGTAATCACGGTATGAAAGCGGCAGGCTTCGCGTAAAGCCTCACGGGGATTCATTCCTCCGGAATGGCACACCGTCACGCTGCGTTGCTTTCCGTACCGGCGATCCTGCCCGAACGGGCCAGTGTGACTCGCAGTGATCATCACTAGCCTCCTC contains:
- a CDS encoding HAAS signaling domain-containing protein is translated as MTTAPLAHADTLVLDYLAALWAASEDLPPHRRDELMQTVTDYLAMRHEPGADPTPVLTRLGPPHELAEVTRRGYLPLHLRLPAPSAPPAAPAPARSPVVAGSESAAIALLIGGTFLLPGVSPAAGMLIATGSARWTVGQKAAGWVLTAGSAGIALLVVLALAGWGAGAGVALLFGYLAACAGSVVTGLALLTGMRRDV
- a CDS encoding alpha/beta fold hydrolase; this encodes MVTETMMPVNGIEVCLETFGERTDPPLLLLAGEASSMDWWDDEFCRRLAAGGRFVIRYDHRDTGRSTPFPPGAAYSGVDLMNDALGVLDALGVPAAHLVGLSLGGALAQRIAVAHPHRVLTLTLIATSAGLGPDATPVLAGVGAVAVRAPAATEVRVRAAADEVDWSDRRAAVAGLIAEVKARGGPFTPDDPHLRRLAERVFDRSADLGTARLNHRRAGYGPPVRDRLPGISAPTLILHGTLDQRFPEEHPRELARMIPGSRLVWLEGVGHEVPPRAVWAQVLTEILRRPGASR